The genomic region ATTCTACTGGGGTGCTCAAGGAGCTTCCTCGTGTCGGCGGCCCTGAGCGCACTGCTCTACTTCCTCTTCATGCGCTGAGCTCGGAACGTTTCAGGGGCTTGCTAATTAGAAGGCGGGCCGCTCCGTTCGGTCCAGATGGAGGTCCACATTCCATCTATGCTCGATGTCTAGCGTCACGGTGGAGGAAGGACCGCGATGAGCGAGCGCGACATCCAGGAGGCAGAGCCCACGCTGCGCACGAGGCTCGAGGAGATCGGCGCGAAGCGCTGGGCGGAGCTGGCCGGAGTTCTGCTGGCGTGGGTCCGCTGGGAGGTGTGGTTGGCGCTCGGGGAGAGGTTCGTGCCTGCGCCGCGCTCCATCGATGAGCTGAACGAAGCCCTGCGAGAATCGCGGGCGGAGCTGGAGTCGGAGGCGAGCTTCCAGGAGGTGATGGAGCTGGTGGAGCTGGTGACAGGGGCGAAGGTGACTCGCACGGAGGAGGACCTGCACTACCTCACGCTGGATCAGCCGGGGCCGGAGGTGATCCGCAGTGGCACCATCGGGACGCGTGGGCTGGCGGCCTGGGAGGCACCGCGACGGGAGCCGCGGGGGATGGTGTTCTACGCCAACCTGCCACGAGAGAGCGGCGCGGATTTCGTGCGCTTCCAGGTGGACCGCGCCACGCGATCGATCTCGGTCGAGGTGATCGACGACGGATGGTTCGAGGTCGCGGCGTGCCTGGGCTGAAGGATGGCCATCCGGGTAGTCCCCCTGGCCATCCGGGTACTTGCGATCTCCCGTGTGGCGCCGCGGGTCGGTGATACCCTTCGCGCGTGTCCACCCTCCTCATCGGGATTGTCGCTGCAGTGGCCACACTGGTGGCGTTGATCGCCTTCGCGGCCGGCATGCTCACGGCGAGCCGGATGGGCCGCCTGGTCCTGCTCGGGGGGCTGGTCCTCCTGCCGCTCACCGTTACCAGCGCCGGGGTCGCCGTGGGCGTGCGCCAGTCGAGCCAGACAGAGTTCTGCATGGGCTGTCACGAGATGTCGCCGTATGGGAAGAGCCTCTTCGTCGACAACCCCTCCTCCCTGGCTGCGGTCCACTACCAGAAGCGGCTCATCAGCCGGGACTCCACCTGCTACTCCTGCCACACGGACTATGCGCTCTTCGGAGATGCCAAGGCCAAGCTCAACGGCCTGCGGCACGTCTGGGTGCACTACTTCGGGACCATCCCCCAGCAGCCCCGGCTCTATCAGCCGTACCCCAACTACAACTGCCTCCACTGTCACAGCGACGCGCGTGGCTACCTCGAGGCGGAGCCTCACCGGGAGATTCGCGCGGAGCTGCGGAGCGGAACCCGCTCGTGCCTGAGCTGCCATGAGATCGCGCATGATCTGGAGGGCGTGAAGGCGCGGAACTTCTGGGTGCCGGAGCAGCCATGAGCCACGAGAAGCGCATCCGGGTGGCCGCACTCTTCGTCCTGGCGGGGCTGCTGGTCCAGCTGGGCACCTCCCTGTTCTGGTCCCCCCTGAGCTTCGTGGTGTTTGCCGGGTTGGGGGTGCCCCTGGTCCTGCTGGGCGTCTCTCTCTTCGTGGCCACCGTCTGGAGAATCCTGAAGGAGCGCAAGGCCCTATGAGCACCGGCTCTTCCTCCGGCCCCACGCGTCCTGCCGCGCGCGCCATCCCGCGCGGGGGGCGATGGCTGTTGGGGCTCTCCGTCCTGCTCCTGTTCGCGACACCCATCTTCGCCGTGAACGCGCCCCAGGATGTCCGCCTCCCTCCGCTGAAGGAGCGGGCCGCTCCGGCCCCCGCGCTGTTCTCGCACTGGGGGCACGGCTCGCTGCACTGCTACAGCTGCCATCCCGGCACGTTCCCTCAGAGCCCGCTGGGCTTCACCCATCAAGACATGCGAGAGGGCCGCTACTGTGGAAGTTGTCACGACGGACGGGCCGCCAGGTCCTTCCAGGCCATGCGCTGCGAGGCGTGCCATGCGCCTCGCTGACGCGCGTGCGTGGACGCTCTGGCTCTGCGCGCTGCTGCTGGCCATCCCTGGCCCCACGCGAGCGCAGTCCGAGGAGGAGCGGCGGCGGCAGCTCCAGGAGCGGCTGGGCATCGAGAAGCCCCCGGCGCCACCCGGTCCGGCGCAGACAGCGCCCGATGCTGGAGGCGTCGAGCAGGGGGCGGCGACGCCCGCTCCGGCGGAGGCTCCCCGGAGTCCCACGGCGCCCCCGGCCCGGCCCCGGCCCGGCTCCGCCAGGCCCCGCGTGTTGACCTTCGTCGAGGACGCTCGGCCCATCCTGGTGAAGCAGTGCGAGTCCTGTCACCGCCCCGAGGGCTCGGCGGGCAGGTCCAGGTGGGTGCTGCGAGGCGAGCCGGGCGACTATGAGGCCACGGTCCGCTTCGTGAAGCCCGCCACCGCGGCCGAGAGCCCCCTGCTCAAGAAGGGCACCGGAGCGACCCTTCACGGGGGCAGGAAGGTCTTCCCGGCGGAGTCCTCCGAGTACGCGACGCTGTTGCAGTGGATCGAGCAAGGGACTGTTCAGGGCAGCGCGCCGGCTGTCTCCGTGTCGCCCCCCAGTGTCGTGTCCGCTCCCGCCGCTCCCCCCAGCACGCCCCGGCCCGCTGCGCCTCCCCCAGGTGCCAGCACGCCAACGCCTGGCAGTCCCTCGAGCCCGGAGCCCGTGGCCCCTTCCGCCACCGCGAGCGCCGAAGCATCGCCACCGGCGTCTCCCGCGCCCACGGTGGCGGCGGACGTGCCGCGCTTCGCGCCCGAGCTTCACCAACAGCTGCTGGCGGCCTGTTCGAGCTGCCATTCCACTGGCGGGCTCGCCTCCACCTCCCGGTACCTGACGAGTGAGGATTCCGAGCAGCACCTGCGCTCCGTGGTGCCGCTGGTGGCGCCTGGCTCCGCTGCCACCAGCGTCCTGTACCAGCGTGCGCGGGGCGAGGCGCATGCGGTGGGCGCGGTGTGGGAGCAGGGGAGCGCGGAGCTGGCGCTGCTGGCCCGGTGGATCGACGCCGGGGCACTGGGCGCCTCGCCCGCGGCCCCCGCGCCCGCGAACACCGCCGCACCCGTGGCCTCCGCGGCTCCCGCGCCCACCCAGGCCGCACCTCCAGCCACGCCACATGCTTCCGCGGGCGGCCCGCCCTCCGGTGTGGCCCTGGGGACGTTCCCAGGGCTCGGCTCGCTGAGCCTGAACGGACGCTTCGATCTCAATTATGAGCGCGTCCACTACAACGACAACCCCTTCCAGGAGGGGAGCGGGAATGCGCTGCGCAGCTACCACCACTTCCTCTTCCTGACGCGGCAGTCCACCGAAGACCCGGTGACGCTCACCCTGGAGATGCTGTCGCTGCAGTTCTGGGAGGTGGGGTACCGGCCCCGGGGGGAGACGTGGCCGGTGAAGGTCTTCGCCAAGGTGGGCAAGGTGCTGGTGCCCTTCGGCGGCGATCCCCTGTTCCACCACAGCTACGGTGGGCATGCGGGCTTCGACCAGCGGGTGCTCCCGGTGGTGTTCGCCCGGGAGGGGGCGACGGTGAACGTGCAGCGCCGTCAGGGATCGTTCCTGCTCTCCGCTGATGCCTACGTCCTCGCCGGCTATCAGCTGAGGCGCGCCGATGCCGTGCTCAACCTCCAGTCCGACTTCGCGCCCCTGGAGGAGACGCGCCTGGGCGTCGGGGCGAGGCTCGGCGGTTCCTGGGGGCCCATCAACGTGTGGTACTCGGCCTTCTACAACCCGCTGGGGTTCGGACGCCGGCTCTTGCTCCAGGCGCTGGATGTGGCCGCGTGGCGTCCGCGCGGGCTTCCGGTGCTGGAGCGGTTCTCCCTGGGCGCCGGGCTGCTGCGCGCGGACGTCTCCGGAGGAGAGCAGGAGGGCCATGGCGGCCCGGGCGCGGACTACTACCACTTCGCCAGCTACCTCCAGCTCCGCTTCCACCCCAGCGAGTGGCTCTACCTCCAGTACCGGCAGGGGCTGCGGACCTTCGGGAACCAGCGGGGGCGGATCCTGGACTCGACGGCGCTCACCCGGGATGACGGCTCCACGCACAACGTGGGGGTCGTCGCCCGGTGGCGAGGGCTGAGCGCCGGGCTCTTCCAGTACTGGAACCTGGAGAAGGTCGACGAGGTGCCGGACGACTTCACCCGATTGATGGTGGCGTATGAGTTCTGATCTCCGGCTTCAGCGCCTGGCCGCGGCGCTCGCGGTGGGAGCCTGCCTGCTCCTGGGCTGCGCGGACTTCCAGCGCGGCGACCCGTCCACCGATGCGGGAGTCCCGTCGGGAGACGGCGGTGGCGGTGGCGGGGATGGCGGAGACGCGCGCTCCTTCGCGAGCGATGTTCATCCGCTGCTGATCGCGGGCTGTCAGTCCTGCCACCGCGGCGGAGGCTCCGCCGGCAACACCGGCTTCATCCTGACGGGCGAGGCCGAGGCGGACTACGCGGAGGCGAGCGCCTTGACGGACACCGCCAATCCCGGCGCGAGCCGGCTGCTGCGCAAGGCCGCTGGCGCGGGCCACGGCGGCGGGGCGATCTACGGAGAGGGCACGCCCGAGTACCAGACCTTGCTGGCGTGGGTCGCCGGAGGCGCTCAGCCATGATGCACTTCACCCCGGGGAGAAACCTCATGAGACGAACCACCCCGCTCCTGCTCGGAGGGATGTTCTGGGCGCTGACGCTGGTCGCCTGCGCCAGGCTGGAGACATCCAACCCGGCCATCGTCACAGAAGGCGCCCACTCGGTGCTCCTGGGCCAGACGCTGCAGCTCACCGCCACCACCCGCGAGGCCAGCGACGAGGGCTATCTCTGGGAGAGCGAGGATCCGCAGCGGGTGACGGTGGATGGCAACGGCCTGGTGACGGGCGTCGGGGTGGGGGAGACGGCCGTGAAGGTCACCGGCGCGCAGTCGAAGCTGCAGGCGCGCCACGTGGTGGTGGTGGTGGCTCCCTCCGCGGGTGACGGGGGCGTGGATCCCAGCCAGGTGCCCTACTACCTGGCCTGGAGCTCCTCGCCGCATGCCGACACCACGGCCGAGGCCTTCACGCACTGGAACGAGGAGGGCAGTGTTCCGACGAGCTGCGCGCGGTGCCACAGCTCGGAGGGCTATGTCGACTACCTCGGGGGAGATGGAACCGCTCCCGGGAGCGTGGAGTCCCCCGGTCGGACGCAGTCCGTGGTCCGCTGCGAGACGTGCCATGACAGCGCGGCCTCGCGCCTGACGGAGGTGACCTTCCCCTCGGGCAAGAAGGTCTCCGGCCTGGGCGCGGAGGCCCGGTGCATGGTGTGTCACCAGGGGCGTGCCTCGGGGAACTCCATCAACGCGCAGATCTCCGACGCGGGGGTGGTGGGCGAGGACACTGCCTCCGCGGCCCTGGGCTTCACGAACATCCACTACTACCCCGCGGCCGCGACGCTCTTCGCCAGCCAGGCCGCTGGGGGCTACCAGTACGCGGGGCAGGTCTACGACACGCGGTTCCGCCACGTGCCCAACTTCGACAAGTGCCATGAGTGCCATGACCCGCATACCTCCCGGGTCCGCTGGGATGCCTGCGCCACCTGCCACCCGGGAGTGACGGACGTCACTCAGGCCTGGAACATCCGGCAGATCGCCTCGCGCAACCAGGACTACGACGGGGACAACAACCGCACCGAGGGCATCTACTTCGAGATCCAGGGGCTGAGGGCCCGGTTGCTGGCCGCCATCCAGCGCTACGGGGCGGAGCGTGCCCAGCCCGTCTGCCCTGGCGACGCCTATCCCTACTGGTTCCGGGACACCAACGGTGACGGCGTCTGCAGCGCGGCCGAGGCCGTCGCCACCAACGCGTTCTCCAACTGGACTCCCCGCCTGCAGAAGGCGGCCTACAACTACCAGCTGTCCAGGGTGGATCCGGGCGCGTTCGCCCACAATGCCAAGTACATCCTCCAGCTCTTGCACGACTCGACGCAGGCGGTGAACGGGGCGCTGGCCGTCCCCTTCGACACGTCGCTGCTGGTGCGAAATGATCCAGGCCACTTCAACGGCGCCAGCAAGGCGGCACGCAACTGGGACTCGAGCGAGACCGTCCAGGCCAGCTGCTCGCGCTGCCACAGCGGCGCGCAAGGCTACCGGTTCTTCGTCCAGTATGGGGTGGGGCAGCAGGTGCCAGAGACGGCCAACGGCCTGGAGTGCTTCACCTGCCACGAGAGCTTCGAGCCGGACTACGACGTCTTCGTCCCGGCGAAGACGTGGCTGCCCGACGGC from Hyalangium gracile harbors:
- a CDS encoding Ig-like domain-containing protein, with amino-acid sequence MRRTTPLLLGGMFWALTLVACARLETSNPAIVTEGAHSVLLGQTLQLTATTREASDEGYLWESEDPQRVTVDGNGLVTGVGVGETAVKVTGAQSKLQARHVVVVVAPSAGDGGVDPSQVPYYLAWSSSPHADTTAEAFTHWNEEGSVPTSCARCHSSEGYVDYLGGDGTAPGSVESPGRTQSVVRCETCHDSAASRLTEVTFPSGKKVSGLGAEARCMVCHQGRASGNSINAQISDAGVVGEDTASAALGFTNIHYYPAAATLFASQAAGGYQYAGQVYDTRFRHVPNFDKCHECHDPHTSRVRWDACATCHPGVTDVTQAWNIRQIASRNQDYDGDNNRTEGIYFEIQGLRARLLAAIQRYGAERAQPVCPGDAYPYWFRDTNGDGVCSAAEAVATNAFSNWTPRLQKAAYNYQLSRVDPGAFAHNAKYILQLLHDSTQAVNGALAVPFDTSLLVRNDPGHFNGASKAARNWDSSETVQASCSRCHSGAQGYRFFVQYGVGQQVPETANGLECFTCHESFEPDYDVFVPAKTWLPDGTTVNLPGQDNLCANCHIGRASKATIDTALAGGGTPRFQNVHYMPAAGTREGTLAKAGYEYANKTYAGRLTHMGGVQCTSCHVPGKSQHTFRVADVWNERCETCHADESAAGEIRLVHLLDYDGDGNTTEPLSAEVDGMAARLLAAMRQVTANGLCYNGDVNPYFFKDTDRNGTCSAAEAVSSNGFAPFTPALVKAAHNYQLSRKDPGAWAHNFNYVGQLLFDSVEDLTGGTPTNMLRP
- a CDS encoding NapC/NirT family cytochrome c: MATLVALIAFAAGMLTASRMGRLVLLGGLVLLPLTVTSAGVAVGVRQSSQTEFCMGCHEMSPYGKSLFVDNPSSLAAVHYQKRLISRDSTCYSCHTDYALFGDAKAKLNGLRHVWVHYFGTIPQQPRLYQPYPNYNCLHCHSDARGYLEAEPHREIRAELRSGTRSCLSCHEIAHDLEGVKARNFWVPEQP
- a CDS encoding c(7)-type cytochrome triheme domain-containing protein; its protein translation is MSTGSSSGPTRPAARAIPRGGRWLLGLSVLLLFATPIFAVNAPQDVRLPPLKERAAPAPALFSHWGHGSLHCYSCHPGTFPQSPLGFTHQDMREGRYCGSCHDGRAARSFQAMRCEACHAPR